The following are encoded together in the Thermosipho japonicus genome:
- a CDS encoding YdcF family protein, translating to MIYLYKFIGSFVQFPGILIVFFSLLTIYYFLKKRQIWRFFLILSIVFYLISSPFFVYFLSKSFYIKEKNIPDSQNSVIVILGGGITFFDGKYEVGNHTLKRLLKGFETYKKTNAPIIISGGVIGKGISESTIMKKILVTFGVNINDIIVEDKARTTKENAIFVSKLSKEQNFENIILVTSFLHMKRSIMLFEKYSKKNIIPIVCDYPIDYRNSFLDYLPSAEALYTFSQITHEFFGILKGG from the coding sequence ATGATATACCTGTACAAGTTTATTGGAAGTTTTGTGCAATTTCCTGGAATTTTAATAGTATTTTTTTCTCTTTTAACTATATATTATTTTTTAAAAAAACGCCAAATTTGGCGATTTTTTCTTATTTTATCAATAGTTTTTTATCTTATTTCTTCTCCATTTTTCGTATATTTTCTTTCAAAAAGTTTCTATATAAAAGAAAAAAATATTCCCGACTCACAAAATTCGGTAATTGTGATATTGGGCGGTGGTATCACTTTTTTTGACGGAAAATATGAAGTAGGAAATCATACGCTTAAAAGACTTCTAAAAGGCTTTGAAACTTATAAAAAAACCAATGCTCCAATAATAATTAGTGGTGGTGTAATTGGAAAAGGAATTAGCGAAAGTACTATTATGAAAAAAATCTTAGTAACCTTCGGTGTAAATATTAATGATATAATTGTTGAAGACAAGGCAAGGACAACAAAAGAAAACGCAATTTTTGTATCAAAACTATCAAAAGAACAAAATTTTGAAAATATTATACTTGTAACTTCATTTCTTCATATGAAAAGAAGTATTATGCTCTTTGAAAAATACTCAAAAAAAAATATAATTCCTATTGTATGTGATTATCCAATAGACTATAGAAACAGCTTCTTAGATTACCTCCCCTCTGCAGAAGCACTTTATACATTTTCCCAAATTACTCATGAATTTTTTGGGATTCTAAAAGGTGGTTAA
- a CDS encoding asparaginase, with amino-acid sequence MKKVVILTTGGTIAMVKNEQGVVPYDKGNALISEIPSLKNLGVKIEVREFSNIPSPHMTPQKMWELSRTIDEILKDNDVIGVVVTHGTDTLEETSYLLDLTLKSEKPVVCTAAMRNIGELGTDGPRNVYSSVLTVLSPQANQMGVMVCLNDEIHAAREVTKTYTSNVATFDSPGYGPLGIVDEDNVIFFRKSLTREKILVDKIEEKVALIKTFTGDDGKLLKYAAEIGYKGIILEGFGRGNVPPLVAEAVEEIVKEKKIPVIITSRCFKGRVYPVYGYAGGGADLRKKGAIMSEHPIGQKAKIKLMVVLGKTSNLEEIRQYFEPNISRRIILHEG; translated from the coding sequence ATGAAAAAGGTGGTAATATTAACAACTGGCGGAACAATTGCTATGGTAAAAAATGAACAGGGGGTAGTTCCATACGATAAGGGTAACGCTTTAATAAGTGAAATACCTTCACTTAAAAACCTTGGTGTTAAAATTGAAGTTAGAGAATTTTCGAATATACCAAGCCCTCATATGACTCCACAGAAAATGTGGGAACTTTCAAGAACTATAGATGAAATTTTAAAAGATAACGATGTTATAGGTGTTGTAGTAACTCATGGGACAGACACACTTGAGGAAACTTCTTATCTTTTAGACTTGACTCTAAAATCTGAAAAACCTGTTGTTTGTACAGCAGCTATGAGAAATATTGGCGAACTGGGAACAGACGGTCCAAGAAATGTTTATTCCTCTGTATTAACAGTTTTATCTCCGCAAGCTAATCAAATGGGGGTAATGGTCTGTTTAAATGATGAAATCCACGCAGCTAGAGAAGTAACAAAGACTTATACAAGCAACGTGGCAACTTTTGACTCTCCAGGTTACGGCCCCTTAGGAATTGTTGATGAAGATAATGTCATATTCTTTAGAAAATCTCTTACAAGGGAAAAAATTTTAGTCGATAAAATAGAAGAGAAGGTGGCGCTAATAAAGACTTTTACTGGAGATGATGGAAAATTATTAAAATATGCCGCAGAAATAGGTTATAAAGGAATAATACTTGAAGGATTTGGAAGAGGAAACGTTCCACCATTAGTAGCAGAAGCAGTTGAGGAAATTGTAAAAGAAAAGAAAATACCTGTAATAATTACCTCAAGATGTTTTAAAGGTAGAGTATACCCTGTGTATGGATATGCTGGTGGAGGAGCTGACTTGAGGAAAAAAGGTGCTATTATGAGTGAACATCCAATAGGCCAAAAAGCAAAGATAAAACTGATGGTTGTCCTCGGAAAAACAAGCAACCTGGAGGAAATAAGGCAATATTTTGAACCTAACATTTCAAGGAGGATTATACTACATGAAGGATAA
- a CDS encoding AI-2E family transporter: protein MKDKDLKAAFFVGIYALIFLIFCIIFDTILNIFVFTLMSVLIVNLIAKFFKLIKISTKTSIILGLIIYFFIIIYGIILIIPSVAQQFGEFIATINSVFENKAWESYLENNPELLSGVNDVMNWVRPKLNDLTTSLLNNVAKGTPTFFITIFYSILLTIYILLYSSWLKNTFPNLFPKDIRNDVATFFDKVYSTLSNFVNVVVINAVITAIAFYIVSSFYFKDLAAILSFWAGITNLIPIVGVFFEYVPVFLFSLTLGLKGFIIVNIFVIAIHLALFIIFVNVMKMNLNLNPVLMIIAIIIVNQIFGLVGTFFAVPLLIFVVAYWEKFVKPKFET, encoded by the coding sequence ATGAAGGATAAAGATTTAAAGGCTGCTTTTTTTGTTGGAATATATGCTTTAATTTTTCTTATTTTCTGCATTATTTTTGATACAATTCTAAATATCTTTGTTTTCACATTAATGTCAGTTTTGATTGTGAATCTAATTGCCAAATTTTTCAAACTTATTAAGATTTCTACAAAAACTTCCATAATTTTAGGATTGATAATTTATTTTTTTATAATTATTTATGGTATAATATTAATAATCCCATCTGTAGCTCAACAATTTGGAGAATTTATTGCTACTATAAATTCGGTCTTTGAGAATAAAGCATGGGAAAGTTATCTTGAAAATAATCCAGAACTTCTCAGCGGAGTAAATGACGTTATGAATTGGGTAAGGCCAAAATTGAATGATCTGACAACTTCTTTGCTAAATAACGTAGCAAAAGGAACGCCTACATTTTTTATAACAATATTCTACTCTATCTTACTTACAATATACATCCTACTATACTCTTCATGGTTAAAAAACACATTCCCTAATCTATTTCCGAAAGATATTAGAAATGATGTGGCAACTTTCTTTGACAAAGTATACTCTACTCTCTCTAATTTTGTAAACGTTGTAGTAATTAATGCTGTAATAACAGCTATAGCTTTTTATATCGTGTCATCGTTTTACTTTAAGGATCTTGCAGCCATATTATCATTTTGGGCAGGTATAACAAACTTAATACCAATTGTTGGAGTCTTTTTTGAATATGTACCTGTGTTCTTATTCTCGCTAACGCTTGGCCTAAAAGGATTTATCATTGTTAATATTTTCGTTATAGCTATTCATCTTGCACTTTTCATAATTTTTGTAAATGTTATGAAGATGAATCTTAACCTAAATCCTGTTTTAATGATAATTGCAATAATAATTGTAAATCAGATATTTGGCCTTGTCGGTACCTTTTTTGCTGTTCCTCTTTTAATATTTGTTGTTGCGTATTGGGAAAAATTTGTAAAACCAAAGTTTGAAACTTAA
- the fliJ gene encoding flagellar export protein FliJ — protein MKFRLQKLLDFASKQEELIKQELFKVRMEKKKIEEEIQKTVDYLKSLENEIFGKQINGLYLNMLLEIKNSGEKYIESLKDKLYEISLMEEKILKDYLEKRKERKSLEKLKERFKNKEYIELQRKDIKNIDEIAERKHFFGGEK, from the coding sequence ATGAAATTTAGATTACAAAAATTGCTTGACTTTGCATCTAAACAAGAAGAATTAATAAAGCAAGAGCTTTTTAAAGTAAGGATGGAAAAAAAGAAAATTGAAGAGGAAATTCAAAAAACCGTAGATTACTTAAAATCTCTGGAAAATGAAATTTTTGGAAAGCAAATAAACGGTTTATATTTAAATATGCTCCTTGAAATTAAAAACTCTGGAGAAAAATATATAGAAAGCTTAAAAGATAAGCTTTATGAAATATCATTAATGGAAGAAAAAATTTTAAAGGACTATCTTGAAAAAAGAAAAGAAAGAAAATCTTTGGAAAAGCTTAAGGAAAGGTTTAAAAATAAAGAATATATAGAACTTCAAAGAAAAGACATTAAAAATATAGACGAAATAGCCGAAAGAAAGCACTTCTTTGGAGGGGAAAAATGA
- a CDS encoding PAS domain-containing protein, with translation MRHLFYLQQFFERLPSPAFIKDNKFRYVWINKEWKKTYELDDRKVIGKTDQKIFGNTISEKIESKVIKSKKNQEYEKEYKDKFFRVVVIPIRLGDGTYGVAGIEFDETKRYFNDLVLQANLKVSEIIRELLVSPLESKDFFVERLLDKVQEKMHLEKYALIKNDEIIKSFFPENVCLKAMTKEGIKEFSVNTVKYIVIPFDEYKVVINSSPITLKLTNYIVPLILPKVENVLSMIENEARKKQYYTTMEKMVEAVISWKKAKLEDFLQKVLEDIVQIIPEAEKGTVWLIKDGKYKCIAEVGYKDATKLEFPPEKTSYGQKIEEMIKEGYTVFEIEGAKDLVSTSPLAETFKKYGMFDPNFRPLLGIFKVGNNVIGNISIDNFSGISFSNESKKILEQYVKILSNFLEEYEI, from the coding sequence ATGAGGCATCTATTTTATTTACAACAATTTTTTGAAAGACTTCCATCACCAGCATTTATAAAAGACAACAAATTCAGATACGTCTGGATTAACAAGGAATGGAAAAAAACTTATGAACTTGATGATAGAAAGGTTATAGGAAAAACCGATCAAAAAATTTTTGGAAATACTATTTCTGAAAAAATTGAATCAAAAGTTATTAAATCGAAAAAAAATCAAGAGTATGAAAAAGAATACAAAGACAAATTCTTCAGAGTCGTGGTTATTCCAATTAGGCTTGGCGATGGAACATACGGTGTTGCAGGAATTGAATTTGACGAAACAAAGAGATATTTTAACGATTTAGTACTTCAAGCCAACCTAAAAGTATCAGAAATAATTAGAGAACTTTTAGTTTCACCACTTGAGAGTAAAGATTTTTTTGTTGAAAGGCTCCTTGATAAAGTTCAGGAAAAAATGCACTTGGAAAAGTATGCATTAATAAAAAATGATGAAATTATAAAAAGTTTCTTTCCAGAAAATGTATGTTTGAAAGCAATGACTAAGGAAGGAATAAAAGAGTTTAGTGTAAATACTGTAAAATATATTGTCATACCCTTTGATGAATACAAAGTTGTTATTAATAGCTCTCCAATTACACTTAAACTTACTAATTACATTGTTCCTTTAATATTGCCAAAAGTTGAAAATGTTTTGTCAATGATAGAAAACGAAGCAAGAAAAAAACAATATTATACAACCATGGAAAAAATGGTTGAAGCTGTTATCTCATGGAAAAAAGCAAAACTTGAAGATTTTCTCCAAAAAGTGCTTGAAGATATTGTTCAAATTATACCTGAAGCAGAAAAAGGAACTGTGTGGTTAATAAAAGATGGAAAATACAAATGTATTGCCGAAGTAGGATACAAAGATGCTACAAAACTTGAATTTCCACCAGAAAAAACCTCATACGGTCAAAAAATTGAGGAGATGATAAAAGAAGGATACACAGTATTCGAAATTGAAGGAGCAAAAGATTTAGTTTCAACAAGCCCACTTGCGGAAACATTTAAAAAATATGGTATGTTCGATCCAAATTTTAGACCCCTTTTGGGAATATTCAAAGTTGGAAATAACGTTATAGGAAATATTTCAATAGATAATTTTTCAGGAATTTCCTTTTCAAATGAAAGCAAAAAAATTCTAGAGCAATATGTAAAAATACTCTCGAATTTTTTAGAGGAATATGAAATTTAG
- a CDS encoding alpha/beta hydrolase: MKKLFFLVLTLSITTSIFSYTVYFEIENLEKVENDIFLAGSFNSWKYGDPNFKFEFKNGKYILKTDLSGVIKFTVNRGSKEKSEIGSVRIARIFKDNIKIKLFVKGFSDMKGKLIKYENFYSPQLKNFRDIIVYIPPKYKENLPVIYMHDGQNLFDKKTSFIGIEWKIDETLDELINKGEIEPIIVVGIYNTEDRLYEYSPWYDEKFKAGGKGDSYIKFIVETLKPFIDNNFKTNKEKIFIGGSSMGGLISLYALAKYPEIFSGAIVMSPSLFFANGKIFEYIKDNPPKGKIYMDVGKLEDKEMVILANKMKELLNDFSVKIYFRIDEDGKHNEYFWGKRFKDVIKKILND, from the coding sequence TTGAAAAAACTCTTTTTCTTAGTTCTGACTTTATCTATTACAACTTCCATATTTTCATATACTGTATATTTTGAAATAGAAAACTTAGAAAAAGTTGAAAATGACATATTTTTAGCTGGTTCTTTTAATAGTTGGAAATATGGTGATCCAAATTTTAAGTTCGAGTTTAAAAATGGAAAATATATCCTAAAGACTGACCTTTCTGGGGTTATAAAATTTACAGTAAATAGAGGCAGCAAAGAGAAATCTGAAATTGGAAGTGTCAGAATTGCACGTATATTTAAAGATAATATTAAAATAAAGTTATTTGTAAAAGGATTTAGTGATATGAAAGGAAAACTAATAAAATATGAAAATTTTTATTCCCCGCAACTAAAAAATTTTAGAGATATTATTGTATATATCCCACCAAAATATAAAGAAAACCTCCCAGTAATTTATATGCACGATGGGCAAAATCTGTTTGATAAAAAAACATCTTTTATAGGAATAGAATGGAAGATAGATGAAACATTAGATGAGTTAATTAATAAAGGAGAAATTGAACCAATCATTGTTGTTGGAATATACAACACAGAAGATAGACTTTATGAGTATAGCCCATGGTATGATGAAAAATTTAAAGCTGGTGGTAAAGGTGATTCCTACATAAAATTTATCGTTGAAACGCTCAAGCCCTTTATTGACAATAATTTTAAAACAAATAAAGAGAAAATTTTCATTGGTGGCTCATCTATGGGAGGTTTAATATCTTTATATGCCTTGGCAAAATATCCAGAAATATTTTCAGGTGCAATTGTAATGAGTCCTTCTTTGTTTTTTGCAAATGGGAAAATTTTTGAATATATAAAAGATAATCCTCCAAAAGGAAAAATCTATATGGATGTGGGAAAACTTGAAGATAAAGAAATGGTAATACTTGCAAACAAAATGAAAGAACTTTTAAACGATTTTTCTGTTAAAATTTATTTTAGAATAGATGAAGATGGAAAGCACAACGAATATTTTTGGGGTAAAAGATTTAAAGATGTTATAAAAAAGATTTTAAACGATTAA
- a CDS encoding rhomboid family intramembrane serine protease translates to MFPLYDTIPSRKKPYITYTIIFINVAVFLYELILNNTELQQFFFNYGVVPLRYTHVLTNKIKYVYQWNIIENIIYSNPIFPFISHMFVHGGWSHILGNMWFLWIFGDNVEDRMGHFNYLLFYLTGGLFALFFHMAFNLFSPYPLVGASGAISAVMGAYFVNFWYSKIVSLVIWFVPFLIEIPAFIYLFVWFTIQILNGTLSNITGSGVAYWAHAGGFIYGMIIGSRVRRRYYI, encoded by the coding sequence ATGTTTCCATTGTATGATACCATACCTAGCAGAAAAAAGCCGTACATTACATACACTATTATATTTATAAACGTTGCCGTATTTTTATACGAGTTAATACTTAATAACACTGAACTTCAACAATTTTTCTTTAACTATGGTGTGGTTCCACTGAGATATACTCACGTATTAACAAATAAAATAAAGTATGTTTACCAATGGAATATAATAGAAAATATAATCTATTCAAACCCTATTTTCCCTTTTATCTCACATATGTTTGTACATGGTGGTTGGTCACATATACTTGGAAATATGTGGTTTTTGTGGATTTTTGGTGATAATGTTGAAGATAGGATGGGACATTTTAACTACCTTCTTTTTTATTTAACAGGTGGATTATTTGCATTATTTTTCCACATGGCCTTTAATCTTTTCTCTCCTTACCCTCTTGTAGGCGCATCAGGCGCTATTTCCGCAGTTATGGGAGCATACTTTGTTAATTTTTGGTATTCAAAAATTGTCTCTTTGGTAATATGGTTTGTTCCATTTTTAATTGAAATTCCCGCATTTATTTATCTTTTTGTATGGTTTACTATACAAATCTTAAATGGAACATTATCTAACATAACAGGTTCAGGTGTTGCATATTGGGCTCACGCAGGTGGTTTCATATATGGAATGATTATTGGTAGCAGGGTAAGGAGGAGGTATTATATATGA
- a CDS encoding DUF1292 domain-containing protein, which translates to MHDHHHEHEHEHEHLEAFTLYDEEGNEHNFILLAEIENEGSDYWACEEIFVENEEITDFGELYIFKKTVDKEGNVFLDTIEDKDEFNRVAKMFEEMSDFEIVDEENEDIDN; encoded by the coding sequence ATGCATGATCACCATCACGAACATGAGCACGAACACGAACATTTAGAGGCTTTTACACTTTATGATGAAGAAGGAAACGAACACAACTTTATACTACTAGCCGAAATCGAAAATGAAGGTTCAGATTATTGGGCTTGTGAAGAAATATTTGTAGAAAATGAAGAAATAACAGATTTTGGAGAACTCTACATATTCAAGAAAACAGTTGACAAAGAAGGAAATGTATTCCTGGATACTATCGAAGACAAAGATGAATTTAACAGAGTTGCAAAAATGTTTGAGGAAATGTCCGACTTTGAAATAGTTGATGAGGAAAACGAAGATATTGACAATTAA
- the smc gene encoding chromosome segregation protein SMC yields the protein MSIKLKEIYLNGFKSFGRPVKIPISPRITAIVGPNGSGKSNIVEAIQWVFGEHSLKQLRASEKFDMIFKGNGKTPSARSAFVELTFDFNGQEYKIARKLDASGENTYYLNGESARLKDITALLGSNALVSIIGQGKIDKIAMATPQELKKIFEDAAGTSVYIERKKEALSKLAGTEANIERLKDIIYEIERNKKSLYIKVKKAEKYREYSEKLEALKEKYFGAIYTFESEKLKELEEQYLKNKNLYKEKMNELAETESRWSILREEFNKLNKKMEDFTSLLETQKQRQNQLLELKNSYTNRLNDLKSIYVEKMAKIDSLKEETQRISEREKEIHLILESLKKELLEKEEILSKVEEERNLLTSKYSEKEMSLLKKKNEYDELEKSLNKLENEKKSLTESIIDLTERLNMVEEQLETKLERSKELNEEISELSQNSEKYDKKTKELLEEIEQLKQEMQSIAGQREFLKENLEKIVHRKKEIQSEIFVIQKQLNEYQGFSNAIKRIFEQKDQFPGIIDVVANIIETDEKYVEAIEALLGGRLQHIVVESAEVAKKILNFAKNEKIGRVTIIPLDLISLKSSNINLPKNAIDFAKNLVKVKIDEKEKLLNYLFGNDIVVDNIDIAVDIKRKHNLRIATLDGEIISSSGAMTGGKYENSTSFLARKNLLENLKNELTEKEKIEEEIIKKLESLKIKLDELRNYSEVVNSELLEYSSKSSSSKRLLQELVRSENELSKEIKNLEKLKNDYSLKVQGMSERIKVIESEIKSSNNTLKLLKKELEDSNKEMFEDKEKLEEINEKYMELQSEIRSLYERKLQYEGEITRALKRKDEIEVEISTFSKEAKSLRDEINSIEENIKELEQELNTLKSETESLFKSMNEDKSGKNDKVKELKEAEEKMEKLREETEKLREKMHSLELEIQAKKLKIENIDEKYRKVIKLSEEEVNNIKKEMDDLENKIKYIGPVDFEAEEEYKEVVKKYEELELQKKDLENAKQKLIELIEKTDEEATQVFMNTFNTVRKTFKKYIEELFFGGKGDIKLLDKENVLESGIEIVISKANSRAQKLQLLSGGEKALVGLALLMSLLEAQPSALYVLDEPDAPLDEFNAERFKTLLQNSNAQILLITHKKNVMEAAEIMVGITKVDDISTVVPVRLEEVV from the coding sequence TTGAGTATAAAGCTGAAGGAAATTTATTTAAATGGATTTAAATCCTTTGGCAGACCCGTAAAGATTCCAATATCTCCGAGAATAACTGCAATTGTAGGGCCCAATGGCTCAGGAAAATCAAACATTGTCGAAGCTATACAATGGGTCTTTGGAGAGCACTCACTTAAGCAATTAAGAGCTTCAGAAAAATTTGACATGATATTTAAAGGAAATGGAAAAACACCTTCAGCAAGAAGTGCTTTTGTGGAACTTACATTCGATTTTAATGGTCAAGAATATAAAATAGCAAGAAAATTGGATGCAAGTGGAGAAAATACTTACTATTTAAATGGAGAAAGTGCACGTCTTAAAGATATAACAGCCTTGCTGGGATCTAATGCTCTTGTCTCAATAATTGGTCAAGGAAAAATAGATAAAATAGCAATGGCAACTCCACAAGAACTAAAAAAAATATTTGAAGATGCTGCAGGAACATCAGTATATATTGAAAGAAAAAAAGAAGCACTATCAAAACTTGCAGGCACAGAAGCAAACATAGAAAGACTAAAAGATATAATTTATGAAATTGAGCGAAATAAAAAAAGCCTATATATAAAGGTAAAAAAGGCTGAAAAATACCGTGAATATTCTGAAAAGTTAGAAGCCTTAAAAGAAAAATATTTTGGAGCTATTTATACCTTTGAATCTGAAAAGCTAAAAGAATTGGAAGAACAATATTTAAAAAATAAAAATCTATATAAAGAAAAGATGAATGAACTTGCAGAAACAGAAAGTCGATGGTCGATACTAAGAGAAGAATTTAACAAATTAAATAAAAAAATGGAAGACTTCACCAGTCTTCTTGAAACTCAAAAGCAAAGACAAAACCAACTTCTTGAACTCAAAAACTCATATACAAACAGGCTTAACGATCTTAAAAGCATTTATGTTGAAAAAATGGCAAAAATTGATTCACTAAAAGAAGAAACTCAAAGAATCTCAGAAAGGGAAAAAGAAATACATCTAATTCTTGAAAGTTTAAAAAAAGAACTCCTTGAAAAAGAAGAAATTTTATCAAAAGTAGAAGAAGAAAGAAATTTATTAACTTCAAAATACTCTGAAAAAGAGATGAGTCTTTTAAAAAAGAAAAATGAATACGATGAACTAGAAAAAAGTTTAAATAAACTTGAAAACGAAAAAAAGTCTCTAACAGAATCAATAATTGATCTAACGGAAAGACTAAATATGGTTGAAGAACAGCTTGAAACAAAGCTAGAAAGATCAAAGGAACTTAACGAAGAAATAAGTGAACTTTCGCAAAACTCAGAAAAATATGATAAAAAGACAAAGGAATTACTTGAAGAAATAGAACAATTAAAACAGGAAATGCAATCTATAGCAGGCCAAAGAGAATTTTTAAAAGAAAATCTTGAAAAAATTGTCCACAGAAAAAAGGAAATACAATCTGAGATTTTTGTCATTCAAAAGCAACTAAATGAATATCAAGGCTTTTCAAATGCTATTAAAAGGATTTTTGAACAAAAAGATCAATTTCCCGGTATTATTGACGTTGTTGCAAACATTATAGAAACAGATGAAAAATATGTAGAGGCTATAGAAGCTTTATTAGGAGGAAGATTACAACATATAGTAGTTGAAAGTGCTGAGGTTGCAAAAAAAATATTAAATTTTGCAAAAAATGAAAAAATCGGTAGAGTAACTATTATACCTTTGGATTTAATATCACTAAAGTCATCTAATATCAATCTTCCAAAAAACGCAATTGACTTTGCCAAAAATCTTGTCAAAGTAAAAATAGACGAAAAAGAAAAACTATTAAATTATCTATTTGGAAATGACATTGTAGTAGACAATATAGATATTGCTGTAGATATAAAAAGAAAACACAATCTAAGAATAGCAACTTTAGATGGTGAAATAATAAGTTCAAGTGGTGCAATGACGGGAGGAAAATATGAAAATTCTACGTCATTCCTTGCCAGAAAAAACTTACTAGAAAATTTAAAAAACGAACTTACTGAAAAGGAAAAGATAGAAGAGGAAATAATTAAAAAACTAGAGAGTCTTAAGATAAAGCTAGATGAACTTAGAAATTACAGTGAGGTAGTAAACAGCGAACTTTTAGAATATTCAAGTAAAAGTTCATCTTCAAAAAGATTATTACAAGAATTAGTAAGGTCTGAAAATGAATTGAGTAAAGAAATTAAAAATCTTGAGAAGTTAAAAAATGATTATTCATTAAAAGTCCAGGGAATGAGTGAAAGGATAAAAGTTATAGAGTCTGAAATAAAAAGTTCTAACAATACATTAAAGCTTTTAAAGAAAGAGTTGGAAGATTCAAACAAAGAAATGTTTGAAGATAAAGAAAAATTGGAAGAAATTAATGAAAAATACATGGAACTTCAAAGCGAAATTAGATCACTATACGAAAGAAAATTACAATACGAAGGTGAAATTACAAGAGCTTTGAAAAGAAAAGATGAAATCGAAGTAGAAATATCCACTTTTTCCAAAGAAGCAAAAAGTTTGAGAGACGAAATTAACTCAATTGAAGAAAACATAAAAGAATTAGAACAAGAATTAAATACATTAAAATCAGAAACTGAATCTTTATTCAAAAGCATGAATGAAGACAAAAGTGGAAAAAATGATAAAGTTAAAGAACTAAAAGAAGCGGAAGAAAAGATGGAAAAACTACGCGAAGAAACTGAAAAGCTCAGGGAAAAAATGCACTCTCTTGAGCTTGAAATACAAGCTAAAAAGCTGAAAATTGAAAACATCGATGAAAAATACAGAAAGGTCATAAAGCTTTCAGAAGAGGAAGTAAATAACATAAAAAAAGAAATGGATGACCTTGAAAATAAAATAAAATACATCGGGCCCGTTGATTTTGAAGCCGAAGAAGAATACAAAGAAGTTGTAAAAAAATACGAAGAGCTTGAGCTTCAAAAAAAGGACCTTGAAAATGCAAAGCAAAAATTAATTGAATTAATAGAAAAAACAGACGAAGAAGCAACACAGGTATTTATGAATACCTTTAATACTGTAAGAAAGACATTTAAAAAATACATAGAAGAGCTTTTTTTTGGTGGAAAAGGAGACATTAAACTTCTTGATAAAGAAAATGTTTTAGAAAGTGGTATAGAAATAGTTATTTCAAAAGCTAATAGTAGAGCACAAAAGCTGCAGCTTTTGTCGGGTGGCGAAAAAGCACTGGTCGGCCTTGCGCTTTTAATGTCGCTTCTTGAAGCTCAACCAAGTGCACTTTATGTTTTAGACGAACCAGATGCTCCATTAGATGAATTTAATGCTGAAAGATTCAAAACTTTATTGCAAAATTCAAACGCACAGATCTTACTAATAACGCACAAGAAAAATGTAATGGAAGCAGCAGAAATAATGGTTGGGATTACAAAAGTTGATGACATTTCAACTGTTGTTCCAGTAAGATTGGAGGAGGTAGTATGA